Proteins from a single region of Chryseobacterium sp. T16E-39:
- the rpsH gene encoding 30S ribosomal protein S8 has protein sequence MVTDPISDFLTRVRNAQSAGHKVVEIPASKIKKEITKILFDQGYILNFKFEDSAVQGTIKIALKYDKQTNKPAIKSIQRASRPGLRQYKGSAELPRVLNGLGVAIISTSRGVMTDKKAREEKVGGEVICYVY, from the coding sequence ATGGTAACAGATCCAATTTCAGATTTCCTAACAAGAGTAAGGAACGCACAAAGCGCAGGCCACAAAGTGGTGGAAATTCCTGCATCGAAAATCAAAAAGGAGATTACGAAAATCTTATTTGATCAAGGGTATATCTTAAACTTCAAGTTTGAAGATAGCGCTGTTCAAGGGACAATCAAAATCGCTTTAAAGTATGACAAGCAAACTAACAAACCAGCTATTAAATCTATCCAGAGAGCTTCAAGACCAGGTTTGAGACAGTACAAAGGTTCTGCTGAACTTCCAAGAGTATTGAACGGTTTGGGTGTAGCTATTATCTCTACTTCAAGAGGAGTAATGACAGATAAAAAAGCTAGAGAAGAAAAAGTAGGCGGTGAAGTAATCTGCTATGTTTATTAA
- the rplF gene encoding 50S ribosomal protein L6 → MSRIGKAIITIPSGVTVTENNGVVTVKGPKGELSQDLTEGITLEQKDGELNVNRPSDSKQHRALHGLYRALINNMIVGVSAGFEKKLELVGVGYRASHSGQKLELALGFSHGITLELPSEVKIDTLTEKGKNPIITLTSFDKQLLGMVAAKIRSFRKPEPYKGKGVRFVGENVRRKAGKSA, encoded by the coding sequence ATGTCAAGAATTGGTAAAGCAATTATAACAATTCCTTCAGGTGTTACAGTTACTGAAAATAACGGTGTTGTAACAGTTAAAGGTCCAAAAGGAGAACTTTCTCAGGATCTTACAGAAGGTATTACTTTAGAACAAAAAGATGGAGAACTGAACGTAAACAGACCATCTGATTCTAAACAACACAGAGCGCTTCACGGTTTATACAGAGCGTTAATCAACAACATGATTGTTGGTGTATCTGCAGGTTTCGAAAAGAAACTAGAACTAGTAGGGGTAGGATATAGAGCTTCTCACTCAGGTCAAAAACTTGAGTTAGCTTTAGGATTCTCTCACGGTATTACATTAGAGCTTCCTAGCGAAGTTAAAATTGATACATTGACTGAAAAAGGTAAAAACCCAATTATTACTTTAACGTCTTTCGACAAGCAACTTCTTGGAATGGTAGCTGCAAAGATCCGTTCATTCAGAAAGCCTGAGCCGTACAAAGGAAAAGGTGTGAGATTCGTTGGTGAAAATGTTAGACGTAAAGCTGGTAAATCTGCTTAA
- the rplR gene encoding 50S ribosomal protein L18, with amino-acid sequence MALSKLEKRIRIKRRVRGKISGSSELPRLSVYKSNKEIYAQLIDDKNGKTLVAASSREKGVDANGTKIEVSAAVGKAIAAKALAAGIESIVFDRNGFVYHGRVKALADGAREGGLKF; translated from the coding sequence ATGGCATTAAGTAAATTAGAAAAAAGAATAAGAATAAAAAGAAGAGTAAGAGGAAAAATCTCTGGATCTTCTGAATTGCCAAGATTATCGGTATATAAGAGTAATAAGGAAATTTACGCTCAGTTAATCGACGATAAAAATGGTAAAACATTAGTAGCTGCTTCTTCTAGAGAGAAAGGAGTTGACGCTAATGGAACTAAGATTGAAGTTTCTGCTGCTGTAGGTAAAGCTATCGCTGCTAAGGCTCTTGCTGCAGGAATTGAAAGCATTGTGTTTGATAGAAACGGTTTCGTATACCATGGAAGAGTGAAAGCTCTAGCTGATGGTGCGAGAGAAGGAGGACTTAAATTCTAA
- the rpsE gene encoding 30S ribosomal protein S5 — translation MLGLDNIERVKPGGLELKDRLVAVNRVTKVTKGGRAFGFSAIVVVGNEDGVIGYGLGKSKEVASAIAKAVEDAKKNLVKVPVMNHTIPHQTTARYGGADIFLRPASHGTGLIAGGAVRAVLESAGIHDILSKSKGSSNPHNVVKATFKALLDIRRPEEIARMRGVSLTKVFNG, via the coding sequence ATGTTAGGACTAGATAATATAGAAAGAGTAAAACCGGGAGGATTAGAATTAAAAGATCGTCTCGTAGCTGTAAACAGAGTAACAAAAGTAACTAAGGGTGGTAGAGCTTTCGGGTTCTCTGCAATTGTAGTTGTTGGAAATGAAGATGGAGTTATTGGTTACGGTTTAGGAAAATCTAAAGAAGTTGCTTCAGCAATTGCTAAAGCAGTTGAAGATGCTAAGAAAAATCTTGTGAAAGTTCCAGTAATGAACCATACAATTCCTCACCAAACTACTGCTAGATACGGTGGTGCAGATATCTTTTTAAGACCTGCTTCTCACGGTACAGGATTGATCGCAGGAGGTGCGGTAAGAGCGGTATTGGAGTCTGCTGGTATTCACGATATCCTTTCAAAATCTAAAGGATCTTCTAACCCTCACAACGTGGTGAAAGCTACTTTCAAAGCATTGTTGGATATCAGAAGACCTGAAGAAATTGCAAGAATGAGAGGAGTTTCTTTAACTAAAGTGTTTAACGGTTAA
- the rpmD gene encoding 50S ribosomal protein L30 yields MATIKVKQVRSAIGRTKTQKRTLEALGFKRLHQVVEHEATPSILGMIAAVSHLLEVQK; encoded by the coding sequence ATGGCAACAATTAAAGTAAAGCAAGTAAGAAGCGCTATTGGAAGAACAAAAACCCAAAAGAGAACGCTTGAAGCATTAGGATTTAAGAGACTTCACCAAGTTGTAGAACACGAAGCTACCCCTTCTATCTTAGGGATGATAGCTGCAGTTAGTCATTTACTTGAAGTTCAAAAATAA
- the rplO gene encoding 50S ribosomal protein L15: MNLNNIKPAAGSTFSSKRIGRGQGSGKGGTSTKGHKGQKARAGYSQKIGFEGGQMPLQRRLPKFGFKNVNRKEFRAINLDSIQTLIENKSITGDITKEVLVANGLATKNEIVKIMGRGELKSAVSISADKFTKSAEELIAKAGGKAITL; the protein is encoded by the coding sequence ATGAATTTAAACAACATAAAACCTGCTGCAGGTTCTACATTTAGTTCAAAAAGAATTGGTAGAGGACAAGGTAGTGGAAAAGGAGGTACTTCGACAAAAGGACATAAAGGTCAGAAAGCTAGAGCTGGTTATTCTCAGAAGATCGGTTTTGAAGGTGGACAGATGCCTTTACAAAGAAGATTACCTAAATTCGGTTTCAAAAATGTAAACAGAAAAGAATTTAGAGCTATTAACTTAGATTCTATCCAGACTTTAATAGAAAATAAATCTATCACAGGAGATATTACTAAAGAAGTTTTGGTAGCAAATGGGTTAGCAACTAAAAACGAAATAGTGAAAATTATGGGTAGAGGTGAATTGAAATCTGCGGTTTCAATCTCTGCTGACAAATTCACTAAATCTGCTGAAGAGCTTATCGCTAAAGCAGGTGGAAAAGCAATTACATTATAA
- the secY gene encoding preprotein translocase subunit SecY, whose translation MKEFIQTLKNIWSLKELRDKIIFTLGIILVYRFASYISLPAINLAQVGDLLEHYKSQGGNKQGAGLLGLLSSFTGGAFSHASVMALGIMPYISASIIVQLMGMAIPYLQKLQKDGESGRNTLNQITRWLTIGVCLVQAPSYLTSITQLFLPYAQFQSAYYVEPNSIMFWLPSIVILVAGSVFAMWLGEKITDKGIGNGISILIMVGILSRLPEAFVQEMAVQNGKGGMGSIMILIEVIFWMLVVLLAVVLSVAVRKIPIQYVSRAQARGGVNKNLMQGARQWIPLKVNAAGVMPIIFAQALMFVPGLLTKFDESNTFLAGFKNVFSWQYNVLFALLIIIFSFFYTAITIPVNQMADDLKRNGGLVPKVRPGKETADYLDDILSKITLPGAIFLSIFAILPAIVHGSLVQTDAFALFFGGTSLLIMVGVILDTVQQINTYLLNHHYDGLMQSKLSRTTGY comes from the coding sequence ATGAAAGAATTTATACAAACCCTCAAAAATATTTGGAGCCTAAAGGAATTAAGAGATAAAATTATCTTCACTTTAGGTATTATCCTTGTGTATAGATTCGCATCTTATATCTCTCTACCTGCAATTAACCTTGCACAAGTAGGAGATCTCTTAGAGCATTATAAAAGTCAAGGCGGTAACAAGCAAGGAGCAGGTCTCCTTGGCTTGCTTTCGTCGTTTACAGGGGGGGCTTTCAGCCACGCTTCTGTTATGGCACTAGGTATAATGCCTTATATTTCAGCTTCTATTATTGTTCAGTTGATGGGGATGGCTATTCCTTATCTTCAGAAACTTCAGAAAGATGGAGAGTCAGGTAGAAATACATTGAACCAAATTACTAGATGGTTAACGATCGGAGTTTGTTTAGTACAGGCGCCTTCTTATTTAACTTCTATTACTCAATTGTTTTTACCGTATGCTCAGTTCCAGTCTGCATACTATGTAGAGCCAAATTCTATCATGTTCTGGTTACCAAGTATTGTTATTTTGGTTGCCGGTTCGGTATTTGCAATGTGGCTAGGTGAGAAAATTACTGATAAAGGAATTGGAAATGGTATTTCTATCCTTATTATGGTTGGTATCTTATCTAGATTACCTGAAGCATTTGTACAGGAAATGGCCGTGCAGAACGGAAAAGGAGGGATGGGATCTATTATGATCCTTATTGAGGTGATATTCTGGATGTTGGTGGTTCTTTTAGCAGTGGTATTATCTGTTGCTGTAAGAAAGATTCCAATTCAATATGTAAGCAGAGCACAAGCAAGAGGAGGTGTAAATAAAAATCTTATGCAAGGAGCAAGACAGTGGATCCCATTGAAAGTTAATGCTGCTGGAGTTATGCCAATTATCTTTGCTCAGGCATTGATGTTCGTACCAGGTTTATTAACGAAATTTGACGAATCCAATACTTTTCTTGCAGGTTTCAAGAATGTTTTTAGCTGGCAGTACAATGTATTGTTCGCATTGCTGATTATAATCTTTTCATTTTTCTATACTGCGATTACAATTCCGGTTAACCAAATGGCTGATGATTTAAAGAGAAACGGAGGTTTGGTACCAAAAGTAAGACCAGGAAAAGAGACGGCTGATTATTTAGATGATATTTTATCAAAAATTACCTTGCCAGGTGCAATATTTTTGTCTATCTTTGCAATCCTTCCGGCAATTGTACACGGAAGCTTAGTTCAGACAGATGCGTTCGCCCTATTTTTCGGGGGAACGTCACTATTGATTATGGTTGGAGTTATTTTAGATACTGTTCAACAGATTAATACATATCTGCTGAACCATCACTATGATGGCTTAATGCAGTCTAAATTATCAAGAACGACTGGATATTAA
- the infA gene encoding translation initiation factor IF-1: MAKQKHIEQDGVITEALSNAQFRVELENGHMLIAHISGKMRMHYIKLLPGDKVKLEMSPYDLTKGRITFRY, from the coding sequence ATGGCGAAACAAAAACATATTGAACAAGACGGCGTAATAACGGAAGCACTTTCGAACGCTCAGTTCCGTGTAGAACTAGAAAATGGGCATATGCTTATAGCTCATATTTCTGGAAAAATGAGAATGCATTATATTAAACTTTTACCTGGTGATAAGGTAAAACTAGAAATGTCTCCCTATGATTTGACAAAAGGGAGAATTACTTTTAGATATTAA
- the rpmJ gene encoding 50S ribosomal protein L36 codes for MKVRASIKKRSADCKIVRRKGVLFVINKKNPKFKQRQG; via the coding sequence ATGAAAGTTAGAGCATCAATTAAGAAAAGAAGCGCTGATTGCAAAATTGTACGCAGAAAAGGTGTACTTTTTGTGATCAACAAGAAGAACCCAAAATTTAAACAAAGACAAGGCTAA
- the rpsM gene encoding 30S ribosomal protein S13: MARIAGIDLPKNKRGVIGLTYIYGVGRSTSSEILKAAGISEDKKVNEWNDDELAAIRTYISENVKVEGELRSEVQLNIKRLMDIGCQRGIRHRLGLPLRGQRTKNNSRTRKGKRKTVANKKKASK; the protein is encoded by the coding sequence ATGGCGAGAATTGCAGGTATTGATTTACCAAAAAACAAAAGAGGCGTTATCGGTTTAACTTATATTTATGGGGTGGGAAGAAGTACTTCTTCTGAAATCCTTAAAGCTGCCGGTATCAGCGAAGACAAGAAAGTCAACGAATGGAATGACGATGAATTGGCTGCAATTAGAACTTATATTTCTGAAAACGTAAAAGTAGAAGGAGAATTAAGATCTGAAGTGCAATTGAACATCAAGAGATTGATGGACATAGGATGCCAACGAGGAATACGTCACAGACTAGGACTACCTTTAAGAGGCCAGAGAACGAAAAACAACTCTAGAACCCGTAAAGGAAAGAGAAAAACTGTTGCTAACAAGAAAAAGGCAAGTAAATAA
- the rpsK gene encoding 30S ribosomal protein S11, which produces MAKQTKVVKKRKVKVEAIGEAHIQASFNNIIISLTNKSGEVISWASAGKMGFRGSKKNTPFAAQMAAENCSNVAHEAGLRRVKVFVKGPGAGRESAIRTIHNSGIEVSEIIDVTPMPHNGCRPPKRRRV; this is translated from the coding sequence ATGGCAAAACAAACTAAAGTAGTTAAAAAAAGAAAAGTAAAAGTTGAAGCTATTGGAGAAGCGCATATTCAAGCTTCTTTCAATAACATCATCATTTCTTTAACAAATAAAAGCGGAGAAGTTATCTCTTGGGCATCTGCCGGTAAAATGGGATTCAGAGGTTCTAAAAAGAATACTCCATTTGCTGCTCAAATGGCAGCAGAAAATTGCTCTAACGTTGCTCATGAAGCTGGGTTAAGAAGAGTAAAGGTGTTTGTGAAAGGTCCAGGTGCAGGTAGAGAATCTGCTATCAGAACTATTCACAATTCAGGAATTGAAGTTAGCGAAATCATTGACGTGACTCCTATGCCACACAATGGATGTAGACCACCAAAAAGAAGAAGAGTTTAA
- the rpsD gene encoding 30S ribosomal protein S4, with the protein MARYIGPKTKIARKFGAAIYGDDKNFEKRKNQPPGQHGPNKRRGAKKSEYAVQLAEKQKAKYTYGILERQFANLFDKAHRSKGVTGEVLLQLCESRLDNVVYRIGFAKTRSGARQLVSHRHITVNGELVNIPSYLLKAGDVIAVREKSKSLEVVTTALAYKANYEWLQFNDEKKEGTFVSAPERIQIPEDIKEQLIVELYSK; encoded by the coding sequence ATGGCAAGATATATTGGACCTAAAACTAAGATTGCTAGAAAGTTTGGTGCTGCAATCTACGGAGATGATAAGAACTTCGAAAAGAGAAAAAACCAACCGCCAGGACAACATGGTCCTAACAAAAGAAGAGGTGCTAAAAAATCAGAATATGCAGTTCAGTTAGCTGAAAAACAAAAAGCTAAATATACTTACGGTATTTTAGAAAGACAGTTTGCAAACTTATTCGATAAAGCACACAGAAGTAAAGGTGTAACAGGGGAAGTTCTATTACAACTTTGCGAATCTAGATTGGATAACGTAGTATACAGAATCGGTTTTGCTAAAACTAGATCTGGAGCTAGACAATTAGTTTCTCACAGACACATCACTGTGAACGGAGAGCTAGTAAATATTCCATCTTACTTGCTTAAAGCTGGTGATGTAATCGCTGTAAGAGAGAAATCTAAATCTCTTGAAGTTGTTACTACTGCATTAGCTTATAAAGCAAACTATGAGTGGTTACAATTCAACGATGAGAAAAAAGAAGGTACTTTCGTATCTGCACCTGAAAGAATCCAAATTCCGGAGGACATCAAGGAACAGCTTATCGTCGAACTTTACTCTAAATAA
- a CDS encoding DNA-directed RNA polymerase subunit alpha yields the protein MAILQFIKPDKVILLNSDEFKGQFEFRPLEPGFGLTIGNALRRVLLSSLEGYAISSIKIEGVEHEFSTIPGVIEDVTEIILNLKQVRLKSTAENQSNEQVVAKVSGQTIITAGDLGKSINGFEILNPELVICNLNSDVTFEITFNVEKGRGYVPSEQNKSNNAPVGTIAIDSIFTPIKKVQYSIENYRVEQKTDYEKLVLDIETDGSISPQNALTEASKILIYHFMLFSDERITLETEAVKASIQYDEETLHTRQLLKSKLADMDLSVRALNCLKAAEVETLGELVSYSKSDLMKFRNFGKKSLTELEELVHSKGLNFGFDVAKYKLDADK from the coding sequence ATGGCAATTTTACAATTCATAAAACCCGATAAAGTAATTTTACTTAACTCTGATGAATTTAAAGGTCAATTTGAATTCAGACCTTTAGAACCAGGTTTCGGGCTTACAATAGGTAATGCTTTAAGAAGAGTATTGCTTTCTTCTCTGGAAGGATATGCTATTTCATCTATCAAAATAGAAGGTGTAGAGCACGAATTTTCAACTATTCCAGGAGTAATCGAAGACGTAACTGAAATTATTCTTAACCTTAAGCAGGTGAGATTAAAATCTACAGCAGAAAACCAGTCTAATGAGCAGGTTGTTGCTAAGGTTTCAGGTCAAACGATTATTACTGCTGGAGATTTAGGAAAATCAATCAACGGATTTGAGATCTTGAATCCTGAGTTGGTGATTTGTAACCTAAACAGTGATGTAACTTTCGAAATTACTTTCAATGTAGAAAAGGGTAGAGGGTATGTTCCTTCTGAACAAAATAAGTCAAACAATGCACCTGTAGGTACAATTGCTATTGACTCTATTTTTACTCCAATTAAGAAAGTACAGTATAGTATTGAAAATTATCGTGTAGAGCAAAAAACAGACTACGAAAAACTTGTATTAGATATAGAAACTGATGGTTCCATCAGTCCTCAAAATGCTTTAACTGAAGCTTCTAAGATATTAATTTATCACTTCATGTTGTTCTCTGATGAGAGAATCACTCTTGAAACTGAAGCCGTAAAAGCATCTATCCAATATGATGAAGAAACTCTTCATACAAGACAACTTCTTAAATCTAAACTAGCAGATATGGATCTTTCAGTGAGAGCTCTAAACTGTTTGAAGGCTGCAGAAGTTGAAACGTTAGGAGAACTTGTTTCTTACAGTAAGTCTGATTTGATGAAATTCAGAAATTTTGGTAAAAAATCTTTGACAGAACTAGAAGAATTAGTGCATTCAAAAGGTCTTAACTTCGGTTTCGACGTTGCAAAATATAAGTTAGACGCTGATAAATAA
- the rplQ gene encoding 50S ribosomal protein L17 encodes MRHGKKFNHLGRTASHRSALLSNMACSLIEHKRINTTVAKAKALRVYVEPLLTKAKEDTTHNRRIVFSYLQNKEAVTELFRTVAPKIAERNGGYTRIIKTGFRQGDAADMALIELVDFNELYNPNAEEKKATRRSRRATPAKKVEAVVADAPVVEEKVEAPTAEAADSTEEKTEE; translated from the coding sequence ATGAGACACGGTAAAAAATTCAATCACTTAGGAAGAACGGCTTCTCATAGAAGTGCTTTACTTTCTAATATGGCTTGTTCTCTAATTGAGCATAAAAGAATCAACACTACTGTAGCTAAAGCGAAAGCTTTAAGAGTATATGTTGAGCCCCTATTAACAAAAGCAAAAGAAGATACTACACATAACAGAAGAATTGTTTTTTCATATCTTCAAAATAAAGAAGCTGTAACTGAATTATTCAGAACAGTAGCTCCTAAGATCGCTGAAAGAAATGGCGGTTATACTAGAATCATCAAGACTGGTTTCAGACAAGGTGATGCTGCTGACATGGCTCTTATCGAGCTAGTAGACTTCAATGAGCTTTACAATCCTAATGCTGAAGAGAAAAAAGCTACAAGAAGAAGTAGAAGAGCTACTCCTGCTAAAAAAGTAGAAGCTGTAGTTGCTGATGCTCCTGTAGTAGAAGAAAAAGTTGAAGCTCCAACGGCTGAAGCTGCAGACTCTACTGAAGAGAAAACTGAGGAATAA
- a CDS encoding glycoside hydrolase family 35 protein: protein MKSLIKLLCFIFILCVTSTFAQQPNKSFEIRDGHFWLNGNQFSIYSGEMHYPRVPMQYWRHRLEMMKAMGLNTVTTYVFWNYHEESPGKWNFSGEKDLKKFIRTAQEVGLYVIIRPGPYVCAEWEFGGYPWWLQKDKDLEIRSDNKAFLEQCERYINQLAKQIIPLQINHGGPVIMVQAENEFGSYVSQRKDIALEKHRIYSHKIKDLIIKSGITVPLFTSDGSSLFRGGSIERALPTANGEDNIEVLKKTVNEYNGGKGPYMVAEYYPGWLDHWAEPFVKVSTEDVVKQTKVYLENGVSFNYYMIHGGTNFGFTSGANYDKNHDIQPDITSYDYDAPISEAGWATEKYNALRDVFQKINGEKLPDIPKPNKVIRFSNVRFSKTTSLFDLINEKKPVNSQKPLTFEDLNIGNGYILYRRKFDKGQKGKLEIKGLRDYANVYINEHWKGELNRVNNKYDLDIEIKAGDRIEILVENMGRINYGSEIVHNLKGIITPVKINGIEISGNWEMFPLPFNQFPKYHHKQKDITQRSPILYESEFNLDETGDTFLDMRKFGKGIVFVNGRNIGRYWSKVGPQLTLYVPGVWLKKGKNVIQVFEQINDSTVTEISSMDTPILDQLVK, encoded by the coding sequence ATGAAAAGTCTGATTAAACTCCTTTGTTTCATTTTTATACTGTGTGTTACTTCGACATTTGCCCAACAACCAAATAAGTCTTTTGAGATTAGAGATGGTCATTTTTGGCTTAATGGAAATCAGTTTTCTATCTATTCCGGGGAAATGCATTATCCCAGAGTGCCTATGCAATATTGGAGGCATAGACTTGAAATGATGAAAGCCATGGGGCTTAATACCGTTACGACTTATGTTTTCTGGAACTACCATGAAGAATCACCTGGGAAATGGAACTTTTCAGGTGAGAAAGATTTAAAAAAGTTTATAAGAACAGCACAGGAAGTGGGTTTATATGTGATTATCCGTCCCGGGCCCTATGTGTGTGCAGAATGGGAATTTGGAGGATATCCGTGGTGGCTTCAAAAAGACAAAGATTTAGAAATAAGATCTGATAATAAGGCCTTCCTTGAGCAATGTGAAAGGTATATCAATCAACTCGCCAAACAGATTATTCCATTACAAATTAATCATGGAGGACCTGTCATAATGGTTCAAGCTGAAAATGAATTTGGATCCTATGTTTCCCAGCGAAAGGATATTGCATTGGAGAAGCACAGGATATACAGTCATAAAATAAAAGACTTAATTATAAAGTCTGGAATTACTGTTCCTCTTTTTACTTCTGATGGGAGTTCTCTTTTCAGGGGCGGGAGTATTGAAAGAGCTTTACCTACCGCAAATGGCGAAGACAATATAGAGGTCTTAAAAAAAACAGTGAATGAATACAATGGAGGTAAAGGTCCTTATATGGTTGCTGAATATTATCCGGGCTGGCTTGATCATTGGGCAGAACCTTTTGTTAAAGTTTCTACTGAGGATGTCGTTAAACAGACAAAAGTTTATCTTGAAAATGGAGTTTCATTTAATTACTATATGATTCATGGGGGAACTAACTTTGGATTTACCAGTGGGGCCAATTATGATAAGAACCATGACATTCAACCTGATATTACGAGTTACGATTATGATGCCCCAATTAGTGAAGCCGGATGGGCTACTGAAAAATACAATGCTTTAAGAGATGTTTTTCAAAAAATAAATGGCGAGAAACTTCCGGATATCCCAAAACCAAATAAAGTAATTCGTTTTTCGAATGTGAGATTTTCTAAAACAACTTCTTTGTTTGATTTAATTAATGAGAAGAAGCCGGTAAACTCGCAGAAACCTTTAACTTTTGAAGATCTGAATATTGGAAACGGGTATATTTTGTACAGACGGAAATTTGATAAGGGCCAAAAAGGAAAACTGGAGATAAAGGGACTGAGAGATTATGCAAATGTGTATATTAATGAACATTGGAAAGGAGAGCTTAACAGGGTGAATAATAAATATGATCTCGATATTGAAATCAAGGCAGGAGACCGTATTGAAATATTGGTTGAAAATATGGGAAGGATCAATTACGGATCTGAGATTGTTCATAATTTAAAAGGAATTATTACTCCTGTAAAAATTAATGGAATAGAAATTTCCGGAAACTGGGAGATGTTTCCTCTTCCTTTTAATCAGTTCCCAAAATACCATCATAAACAAAAAGATATCACCCAACGTTCGCCGATACTCTATGAATCTGAATTTAATCTGGATGAGACCGGAGATACGTTTCTTGATATGCGGAAATTCGGAAAAGGAATTGTTTTTGTAAACGGGAGAAATATCGGAAGATATTGGAGTAAGGTTGGTCCTCAGCTTACCCTATATGTCCCGGGAGTTTGGTTAAAGAAAGGGAAAAATGTTATTCAGGTTTTCGAACAGATTAATGACAGTACTGTAACCGAAATAAGCAGTATGGATACTCCTATTCTTGATCAGTTGGTTAAATAG
- a CDS encoding response regulator transcription factor: protein MSISIAIVEDEKNYNNALKKVINYQADMKVIAQFFDGNEALNNLPKISPDVVMMDIQLQDMLGIEIIEKVRKDMPDTQFIMCTSFEDDEKIFSSLKAGAMGYLIKGESMDKILASIRDVYNGGAPMSFSIARRVLNHFEKKTTEVLGFDELTNREKEILELLSQGLLYKEIADQKCISMDTVKKHVGNIYRKLHVSNKVEAINKFNHFKN from the coding sequence ATGAGCATTTCCATAGCCATAGTAGAAGATGAGAAAAACTACAACAATGCGTTGAAGAAAGTCATCAATTATCAAGCTGACATGAAAGTGATTGCTCAGTTTTTTGATGGCAACGAAGCATTAAACAACCTTCCAAAGATTTCTCCGGACGTAGTAATGATGGATATCCAGCTTCAGGACATGCTTGGAATTGAAATCATAGAAAAAGTACGGAAAGATATGCCAGATACCCAGTTTATCATGTGTACGAGTTTTGAAGATGATGAAAAAATTTTCAGCTCGCTGAAAGCTGGTGCAATGGGTTATCTTATTAAGGGAGAAAGTATGGACAAGATTCTCGCCTCTATTCGTGATGTGTATAATGGAGGAGCACCCATGAGTTTTTCTATTGCAAGAAGAGTTTTGAACCATTTTGAAAAAAAAACTACCGAAGTACTGGGATTTGATGAACTGACCAATCGTGAAAAAGAGATCTTGGAACTTCTTTCTCAGGGTTTGCTATACAAAGAAATTGCGGATCAAAAATGCATTAGCATGGATACGGTAAAAAAGCATGTCGGAAATATCTATCGAAAACTACACGTGAGCAATAAAGTTGAAGCAATCAATAAATTTAACCATTTTAAAAACTAA